The genomic region GGCGCGCGACAGGAGGTGCGGCGCTTGCGAGGCGATCGGCGCGCCGCTCTTGTCCAGCAGCTCGAGGAAGTAGCCACCGACGATGCGGAACGATCGCCCCGTCTCTCCACGCAGGGCGAGATGGCCGCTCTCCTCGATCGTCCAGCGTCCCAGGTCGTGATCGATGGCGGGGCGGTCACGGTAGGCCTCGCGCAGGCGGAAGGTGCCATCCTCCAGGAGCGTCAGCGTGGTGTCGATGCCGGGGCAACCGGCGCAGGGCAGGACACCGGCGTAGGTCACGGGTGCTTCGATCGCGGGCGAGTCGGACGAGCCGGACTTCGCGAAAAACTGGGTGTCTTCACGCGAGGATGAACAGCCGAGAACGAGGGCGATGAATCCGAGAAGTAAGAGCGGGCTGGGACTCGCTGCTCTGGGCATGAGGGACCTCCCGAGACGGCCCCTCGATTCAGGACATCAAGAGAGAAAACCCGAGGACCAGCGCGGCCATCATGCATCCAGCATAAAGCAGTCGTCCGATGAAGCCGAGAGATTGGTCCATCGTCAGGCGTGGCCCGGAATTCTACCGGGCGTTGAAGTAGGTCCCGCGGGTGAAATTCTGGGAGGGAAGATTCTCGAACTGGAACGGAAGTCCGTCGGAGGCGAAGATGAGGCCCCCGGTCGTGAGCTGATAGTGCAGGTGCGGCATGTTGGCGTCGCCGGAATTGCCCATCTTGCCGATGACCTGCCCCTGCTTGACCGCATCGCCTTTCTTGAGGGTCACCGAGCCGGGCTGCATGTGCATCAGGCCGCTGAACTCGCCGTTGCCGTGATCGATGATGACGCAGTTCCCCGCGATCGCCCAGAGCGGCTCGGGCAGCGCCGCCAGGGCCTCCGCGTCGGTCTGGTAAAGGGGATTGGTGGGGACGTCGCTGCGCGCGTAAGCGACGGTG from Candidatus Polarisedimenticolia bacterium harbors:
- a CDS encoding copper resistance protein NlpE N-terminal domain-containing protein, with the protein product MPRAASPSPLLLLGFIALVLGCSSSREDTQFFAKSGSSDSPAIEAPVTYAGVLPCAGCPGIDTTLTLLEDGTFRLREAYRDRPAIDHDLGRWTIEESGHLALRGETGRSFRIVGGYFLELLDKSGAPIASQAPHLLSRAAQVDRIRDMMPMRGTYSTMADAGRFTECRSGAALPVAPTGAHAQLETAYAGARRDPGVPLLVDFMGHFEELPAMEGERQIEHVVVDVFQRVERDATCDEPSPLYPRK